The window CATGGCACCACGACTTTAGACACACAACTCCCCAGCTGACATCAAAACCTTCAGTCACATGCCCTTTGGCCATACAACCTTTCAGCGATGACACACACTCCCTCAGACACAACTCCTGGACATGCAAACCCTGGGACACTCACCCACTTGGACACACAAACGTCTCAGGAACACAACAACCCTTGAAAAGCCCCTCGAACACAGCCCTCAGATTCACACCCCTTGAACATATACACTTTGGACACACAAATCCTGGACGCATAGCCTCTCAAACTCACAATCCTAGGGCTGCAAACCTCTTAGACACAGCTCTCCCGCGTACAGCAGCACCCTCGGACCTTAAAACTCATCCCAGCCCACAGATGCCATTCAAAGGACGCTGTACAGACCTCGGCCCGACGCGAGACGCACCTGCTCCACCTGGACCCTCCTGTACTGACCGGGCGCCAGCGGCTCAGAAGTCGGACCGAGCGCCGGGCGGCCACAGGTGCCTTCTGAGCTGGCGGCCCCGCCCCCCCCGGAGCTGATTGGGCGCGACGCAAATTTGCATAGAGGGCGAGCCCGAGGGCTGCGGTGGGCGGGCACTTGGGCGTGGCCGGGTCCCGGGAGTTCCGGGACCGGGAATCCGAAGCTGGAAGACAGTGAGGTGGGGAAATAGTATAATGAGGGATGGGGACCGGAAGGGGCTGGATCAGACTTGCCAGGCATCCCCCGCTGTCAGTGGGCGACCCTAACCTTACCATTGAGCCTGACCCTAATTCGGACCCTGTCTGTAACCCCTGCTATCTCCTACCCTGGACTTACTCCAACCTAAGTGAAATGTAACTCCGATCGGGACCCTGAGGCCCCAGACCTAGAGACCTTCTCGCAGCCAACCCTGACCCTTGCCCTCACCCAGATTCAGGGACTGCAGAAGAGGCTTCTGGGATCGCTCGTGGCCTCACCCAGCTGCGTCCCTTCTGCAGCGGCATGTGTGACCCACATGCTTCGACAGGAGGATAACAGAGCCCTCGGTAACTGGGCACCCTCCTCCTGAAGTGGTCACCTTCTGGGACTGGACCCCTCTCTGAGATCCCAGCACCACCCGCGACAGGTCCCAAACCCAGAGGGGGATCAGAGCAAGATTAGGGAGTGAATCAAGGTGGAAAGGATTCCAGGATGAATATGACCTTTGACTGGGTGATCCTGGAGAAGCCCCCAGTTTGGAGAGCTTCCCCTAAAGAAGGGCATTTGTAATGGGCCTTGAAGCATGAGTAAGAGTTTGTCACTGGTGAGTTTTTCCAAGAGGAATTGCAAGGGGGTAGAGAAAGTGCAGAACATTCTTTGGTGGGGAAAGATGAAGCCTGAGCAGTGAGTGGAAGTAGATTGGGCTGGGGGCCCTTTAAAGAAGGGCGTGGAGATAGGAGGAGGGGGCCCATTTGGGGCAGACGAAAGAGGAGAGTAGGTGAGTTGCAATGGCTGTCTGTCATTCTTCTCAGAACACAACAGATGATCAGACCTTTGGACTCAGGAGGGAACATGTGGCGATATAGTTTGTGAGGGACACTGAGGGAGGGAACAGAGGTCCTGGAAGGCTTGTGTTTCTCCCCACACAGCAGTTTCCCAATCTGCGACATGGGCAGTTTGCACCCCTAGCCGGCAAACAGatttttctttgggggaaaaaaaaaactagggttGGTGGGGATCAGGTTTCCTGCCTCTCCCACCCCAACCTTGCTGCCCTTCAGTGCCCAACACCAGATGTTCGGGTGACCCAGACCAGGCTGGGGGCTTCTGCCTAGGCTCCAAGGCACAGAATGAGTCCTGCAGAGTGTGGAGGTGGCTAGGGAGCCCTGGGCCCCTCGAGGGCCGCTCTGTTTACCCGAGACCGCCTGCTTGCCTCTGATGCaacaggcaggctctggttacgTGAGGGCAGCAGCTGGAGCAGCCCTGGGGGCAGCCGGAGCTGAGCCAGCTGGGGATGCCCACCGTGGGGCACACCTCCCGCCCTCTCCCACCACTGGGGCTCCCTCCTGCATTCTCGCCCCGGCCATGTGGCCCCCTTCCACCTCTCTCCTTCCCAAACCCCCTTCCCAACCCAGTCCAGACCCTCTTCCATCATTCACAGTTTCCTATAATGGCTCCTTCTTTTCGCCTTTACCCCTGTTCCTGTCCTATACGTGTGCCCATCACTGGCTGCGTTAGCTCGTGTGGGCCCACATCCTCCCGTGGGGCAATCAGGAACCTTGACctcagtcttttctgatgaggGGACCCTCTTAGGAGCTGGAGTAAGAGACTGGGGGTTGAAAGGGAGATTTCAGGGGAGATTGGAATAGAAAAGGCTGGAGAGGGAGATCTGGGAAGAGGCCTGGTAGATGGGGAAGGTGGACAGGGGTGGGAAGGTTAAGTAGGTGTAGAAGCTGCTCCCCCCAAGTCTCCCTTCTCCATATATTCTCCCAGAATGTCAGCAGGGGAAGCCTTTGACAGCTCCTCCATGGTAAGGGCAGTGTGGTTCAGTGGGTAGGGCTTCAGGCTTCAAGGACCCTGGGTTCCCACCTGTTCTGACTcccacttgctgtgtgacctcaggccagTCACTTCACTCCTCTGAGCCTGTTTGCTCATGGGAACAACGGGGACAATAGTGGTGCCTCCTCAGGGGTAGAAGTGTTTCAGGCTCGGTCTCCAataccccctcctcctcccaaagcCTTCATTATCCCCCTTCCATCTGGTGTTCTGACACCCCCATCCCTCTTCCCACCTCAGCACTGGCCCAGAGGTTCAGAAATGCCTGTGGtcatctctgtctcctggagtctgGGATCTCCTTGCGATTGGGCTGTGTGTTGTGGTAGCACAAAAGGGGTGTTTTCATGGGTTTCTTGAAAAACTGGAGAGGTTCTGAGTAGTCTAGGGGTCTGGGGACCAACCTTGGGGCAACCAGAGGCCTTGCTGAGGGATGAGGTGGGGCTGGCAACGGGCTTCCCAGGAGCAGGACCCTCtgagagggcagggcaggagtAAAATAAGAACCGGGACTTGGATCAGGACTCAAAACAGAAAGTCaaaattcatgtctgactcctgtcCTGACCACCGTGGACCAGCCGCAGGCAAGTCGCTGCCCTCTCGGGCCTCATTTTACTCCATCCAGAGATCTAAAAGAGGGGTCCCACACGTTACCCAAGGAGCCCTTCCAGGTTACCTCCACTCTCACGGGCGCTAGGTTCCCTACTCGAATGTCTCTTGGCACGAGGAGGTCGTTGCTTTTTTTTTAGGAGGTCGTTTCTGAGAGCAAGTCTTAGTGAGCTAGGGAATGCCCACACCCTCCACTCTGGTGAATAGATAAGGCCACTAGTGCATGGGGCAGGTGCGAGGTCTTTCTGGGTAGTGGCCTCTCGAAGTCTTAATTCACTTTCTGGATAACTGGAGCAAGGACGCATGAGGTGGAAAAGGGCAGAGGGTCACACTGCACTCTCCAGGATCTGCCAAGACTGCGGACAATGACCGCTCAGAGGTGGAGAGCCCTGCCAAGGCTTTGCCTCTTGCACCCCCTGGCGGTCGTCGGGGGTGGGACGTTCGccaggtggtggtttagtcgctaagtcgcatccaactctagcgaccccgttGACTGTAggcggccaggctcctctgtccatggggttcaagaatactggagtgggttgccatttccttctccaggggaacttcccgacccagggatcaaacccaggtctcctgcattgcaagctgattctttaccaactgagctatgggggAAGCCCCAGGGACATTCACCAGGAGTGAAGGGCAAATTGGCCATAGGAATGAAAGGCAAAAGTAATCACACCCCCCGGGCGCACAGGACTTGCGGTGGTGGTGGGATCTGACAACCCACAGTCCCGCACAGACCTCTTTGACAGTACTGTTAGTCACTGGCTGAGGTCGTGTTCAGAGACTGTGGGTGATAAGGAGCCTCGGAAGGTCTAGGGCACCCCATGACTGCTCCCCGCTAGCTCACTGTACCTGAACCATCCAAGGTTGGCCCTTGGATTCATGCAATTACATCACTAAGCTGACCGTCTAGGGGGTCTGAGCTCTGGGGCCAGGGTTGGTCTGTCTGGCTCACCAGGGCATCCTCTGGGGTAGACAGGTCCTAGCTCCGACAGATCAGTGTTTGCTGGATAAACGGCTTCATGGTGGAAGGAGATGGACAAGAGGTGCTTTTAGAGTGGATGAAGAGAGAGTGTCTCGGAAGGCCAACTACACACCAGTCAGGGCCTACAATAGTGAACCTGAGGCTCCTCCCTCTAAACTGAGTTAgggcagagggaagacagaacGGTGGCACCCAGACCCCCAGGACACCCTAGCACAGAAGACGGAGGGCTGACCGTTTCCTGATGGCGGGAGGCAGTTATTTCCCAATCCCTCCTCCCAGGCCTGCAGGCCCCTCTACAGCCCTGCCACCCGACCGGGgccctctctgctccccaccctTCTGAACCACTTCACAGGGCCAAGTTGGGGGATGCTCCCAGAGCAGTGAGCCTGGGGCCCATACTGGCTGTACCCTCAACAACTCCATTCTGATTGTCTTGATAGATTTTGCTGGGCACTGTGTTGGCACACAGCTGACCCTGGAGCCATACAAACCAGGGGCCCTGATCTCCCAGGCTTGGAATCCTCAGGGATCAGTGTGGGATCTCCTCAAGtcagcagaaacagactcagatcaATTTTGGCAAATGCAGTGATTCTAGGGACTCATGAAACTGAAGCATTAAGATTTTTCTGTGTCAGGTACAGTTAGATCCAAGGTCCCAGGTTGGATGTTCTTAGGTTCCACATTCCATCTGCTGAGCTTACCAACCTGAGAAAGAAGATGGTACTTTTCGTACTTTTCCAGCAAAATCTTCAGGGAAGACCTCTCGTTGGATCACGTCCCCATCTCGAACCAAGCACTGTGACCTGGGAGATGGGGCGCTCTGATTAGCCAGGCCAGGGTCCCACACCTACCCCTGGGGTCAGGGTGTCTTCTATATATGGCCTTGGGGTGGGCATTTCTGTTTGAGATAGAACACAGTCCAGGCAGGCAATTACACAAATGTCTGCCTTAGTCTGTAGAAAAGGCTCCAGTCCATGCTTTCTTGTCTAGATGGAGAAAGGTAGGACCAGAGAGGGTGAGAGCCAGGCCCCATGTCACACAGCaaggcaggggcagggctgggaccaCGTTAGACCAGGGTCTGCTCTcccctagctgtgtgacctgcaCAAATGACGCCACCTCTCAGAGCCTCTCTTCTCCCATCTGTATTTGGGGTGACATCTCCCTTACAGGGCTGTCTGAGGATGAAAGATGACCACTGTGAAGTACCcggcacagagctggacacacagCAGGTGTGTGGTCGTGGCAGCAGTTATTGGTCCGAGGGGCCAAGGCCATGTCCAGGGCCAGTGAGGGGCGGGTAAGAATCCAAGGGCAGCAAAGCCTCGTCTCAGAACGTTCATGGCTGGCCCAGAGGCAAGAGGGATGCGCCGGCCACACTTGCTTGGTCTTCGGTCCCCACCAAGTCCCGCAAGGTTGTGTCAAAGAGTCCAGCTTTGGTCAGGCTAGGGGGGTAGAGATGAGAGTCAAGGTGAGCTCTGAGATGCCCCCAGGGCTTCAGGGGAGCCCCAAGGAGGTGGCATCTGAAGCAGGATCCTGGGTGGGGCCAAGAGAAGAGGTGAAGTGCTGGGAGTTAGAGAGTCTGGGTGTGAATCCTGGCATTTCCGGTCATGATGTTGACCCTGCCTTGCCTCTCCGAGCCTGattcctcttctgcaaaatggggatgtGTGTAGGGCCCTGGGCCTGGAGAAGCAGGGAAGACCTGTGAAAGGTCACCAATAACCCTGTGGGGGAGCCATCTGGGGAACAGTGGGAGTAGAGGCTCTGAGAGGGGGTGTGGGGCAGCAATTCTGGGGAGAAGAGCAGGGTCTGTAGCAACAAAGGTGGGATCAGGAGGCGCCACAGAGCACTTTGTTCTGAGGGGGTACAGCAGTCAAGGGACAGCAGATGATTCGGGGCACTCGTGGCTGGCCTGGAGCCTCCAGGCAGGTGCAGGAGAAACACGCTGGGTGTGGAGGGGGTAGAAGGGGCAGCAGGGCAGCTTCCTGAGGCACGAGGGTGGGTGGGACCAGGGCACaggatgcaggagatgggggcgTGTGGGTCCAGGGATGGTGGGCAACACTGGGTGGTGAAATGGGGTGGGTGGCTGACccctgccgggagccggtgaggcattccactcgtgacaaaggtcatgaggaaggaggctcggcatacgcaaaggtgggatcgagcctcaggagtccgcccggatattctcgagcattttccccccaaaaaccagagtctgcctactttattgctttgtgctctcacctctgactttactgggggctgtcccctaccaccatctcgctctctctctgtcaaagagttaacttacagctccaattaataaagttcctgggcaattaggagtgtttaaatccaaacccctcagatggctaactcgcctgacaagtttacccggactcctgcagctatgcatacgattgtttacagtctcctagcctccagaggcacgggaagcttaagatattcaaatagcttagagcctctcagagagttagaaactgtcagaataaactagtaaaggatttcattgatgagtcaatgcttgttgccaagttttcacatcccctgaattgtatccttgaatgtgtattaattaatagttggtatatagaaaaaaataagtagtggccttggtgttagtaactttagacccttaaggtaataaattctttcctttgttgtaaacccattacacatccgccctataggaatgcaattttatctttggaagatggtgccaaaccttaaaataattactcttagagaaaataagtctttgttgataagtccttgtcaagagtcataaatgttagtaggccttctggccagaagatgatgtaaatcacctaaaccatttgtatacgataaatttgcaggaaagaaacctggtttttgataagaatcaaagactgctgactttgcatcccctattatcctctatgtaacTTAGGTATaaaacccctgttgaaaataaagctacgggccttgctcaccaacgcttggtctccccatgtcattcttccctttaacttccagctgagtctccatctggagcgcggaacccaccacgcttactaattatgcctgggcttctaagacccactggagaaggtgtctagggtgaggcacctcccgctattcgagagggcgcctgtggcctacgtaagtggtgcaaacttcttgtcttgaagttttattggtctcccgcgtaaaccaagctactcagcctcttttctccactgaagtaaaccaagctactcagcctcttttctccagtgaattttcctactgagctatcctcattctattattctttatatctctaattagcatataaatagtcgcctaggccgtctctccttcgaataccctggatcagctggggcgtGTCCCCAGCATACCCCCTTGGCAGCCCTTCTTGCTCCAGGCCCTCCCAGGGGTCCCCTGAGCAACCCCACAATCCGTAGTGTTCCTCACTACCCCAATAGCCAGAGCCAAGCCCAGCACGTGACAGGAGCCCCAGAAGAACTCTGCCTGCACACCCACGAACGCTGCCACCTCCTGGCACTCAGGGCTGCTGCTCGAGGAGGCACAGGGGTCCCTGTCCCCATCTAAGCCTCCCCTGACCCTCTGAGAAGACCCGCAGTGCAAGCGCACACCATGGCAAATGAGCAGGAGGCTGAGAGCTAAACAAGCCACGGGCACGGTCAGCCCCTCGGCCCCTCCAGTCTGCCTGTGTCTACCCTGCATGAGCACAGAACCAGACACCAGGCCAGTCTCGGTGCCATGCTCTCCTCAGATGGCAACCACACCTCCCGGTACTAGCCCTCCTGCAGTTCTCTCCCACTGGTCCCGGTCCTGGCCACGTGACTGACCTTGACCAATGGGACGCCCGTAACTGTACAGCAAGGGAAGGCTGAAGGAGTGTGTGCACCCCGGGGCACTCAAGCAccaggaggagcctgggctgGCCCGCTAGAGTCCACATGGACTAGACACTCCCCCCCAACACCAGGCAGCACTGGTCAAGGGCCAGATGCGAGGTTACCTCAGAATACCGGACCCCATCAAGAACCACGGATGGCCCCCACGTGGCCGAGTCCAGGCCAAATTGCAGAACCGTAAGCAGGCAGATGATTGGTGTCATAAGCTGCTAAGGTTGGGGGCAGTTTGTCACGTAGCAGTAGCTGACTGCTGCAACAGGCATCTCTGTATGTAGTAATGTCCTCTCTGCTGCTAATGAACCACTGTGATGGAAGGGAAAAGCAGAGACCAGAGTGGGGAGGGACTTGCTCAGGGTTACACGGCAGGTCACCAGTAGAAAGAGGATTCCAGAGCCGGGTGGATAACTGCCATGCTGGGCTCTGCCTGAGACAGTGAGTGTGGGTAAAGCAAGCAGGTGGCACACAGAGGGTAGCGAAAATGGGGCTCTGCTCTTCTTGAAGGGCAGGGGCCCTTGGGATCCAGACAGGGTCTGTGGCCTGGATGAGAGGCAGGAAGACGACAGAGAGCACCACGGAGATGGGCTGACAGCCCTGCGCAGCAGAGGGCACCAGGTGCCCCTACTCTCTAGCTTCCCATAAACGAAACCACTGAACAAGCCCAGGGAGAAAACCCCAGTGGTTAGTCAAGCAGGTCCCTCCTCAGATGCTGAGGGGATGGGTTAGTTCAGAGCACAGAGCAGAGAGGCTCCAGGTCCACTTGGCACTGACCTCGTCAGAGGGGCCGAAGCACCTCCAAGTCTCTTCCAGGATCAGGCTGAGGAGGGTGGGAGTGGTTCCTCAGGGCTGGAACAAAACATGTGCAGCATCTATGAGGCTGAGGTCCAAGGCCCTGAGGCGTGCTCGGCTAGACTGGACTGCACACTGGGGTCACACTCCAGTCTCCCAGGACTCCTGGCCTGAGCCTTCAGGGTATCCTTTGTAAAAAACAGGACCAGCTACCCACTTCAGAGGTTGCGGCTAGGTCTCATGTAGGCCTGGGAGCTTCAGATCCCTGGGGCTTGCGAAGAGAGGCAAGAGGGGATGAGCAGCTACTACGCGGCTGCTGCTACTGGTGTCTTTCAGAGGCACAAGCAGGGCTTCTGGAAGCAGCTGGGCAACGGAGCTGAAAGTAGGAGCTATCGGTTTTGTGGCCTTGCTGTGGGAGGGAAGGGGTAGTGTGCAAAGCTTGCTGCAGTGAACTCCAGTCCCAGTGGCTGTCACGCACCCGAGGCAGAGAAGCCAGTTGGTGATTCGGTGAACCCCCAAGAACCCCGCTCATGCTACCCTCAGAGGGCAGGTCACTGCATACCCCTTCTTACACATATGCAAGGCTTTTTCGGTTTTGACGGTTCTTGTGTCTGTTATCACACACAGCAACATAAaggtgttttcttcctttctaaggcCTTGTGGGGGACAGGCATGCCAGAACCCCACACTGCAGGAGTCAGACCCATCTCAAGGCTGAGTGACGGCTTACAGCACGTGCTGCTGCCACCGCCGCTgggtcgctaagctgtgtctgactcttctcgaccctacagactgtagcccaccaggcgcctctgtccatggagtactccagtactccagtcagggatactggagtggtcgCCACTGcctactccagaggattttcccgacccagggatcaaatccgtgtctcctgcttggtagatggattctttacaaccgagccacctgggaagtggtaCAGCAGGTACATAGGTGTTCAAATGCATGTTTATtaaactataatgaaaacaaAGCCAAAGAGAGCTACTTCTCCCCCTTATGTAAGGACTGTAAGCACTTTTCACTCTTGCACCATCTGGTCATCGGCTCAAAGCCTCTTTCAGCTCTGGGCACGCTCCCTGCTGCCCTCGAGGTCCCTGCCCACCTGCCTAGCCCCGTCTCCCCGCTTGCACCCATTCCAGTTACAACTGCCTCGGTCCTCCAACACATCCAGCTCACCAGGCCTAGGGCCTCTGCACCCCCTGCCACACTGAACACCCACCCATGGTCACCTTTGTCTGCGCTTTGTTCAAGCCTCTGTTGGCATCTCTGCCACCTCCTCAGAGggggcccccttctcctccttcacacgTATCTGGAATGCTCTTGTCTGTTCCATGTCTACCTGGTTGCCGTGTGCCTCTCCCTGAGGCCGCAAGCAAACGTGTCTCGGTCACTGCCACgcccccagcacccagcccaAGCACACAGCAGCGCACAGGAGCTGGGTGTGGACTAACTCAACTCCCACTACAGACAACAAAGGACAAGAGGAAGTCACCAGCCACCGTGAGACCAAGAAAGGGAGTTGTCTAAGGAGCGAGAAGGTGCAGTTCCTGGCTGAGCAGCGAAGGTCCTTGCAGCAAGGAGGCTGAGGGCAGCAGGGGCGGGCAGTCCCAGCAGCTACCTGTGGCCCTGGGCCGTGGCGTTCATGTGGTCCCGGATGCTGATGGCCTGTTTGAGGAGACCCTCCACGCTGCGGAAGTAGACGCTGCTGTCGACAAGGTTCTTCACGGCACTGCAATGGGATGGGGGACCCAGTCAGCGGCACCAGACCAGACCAGTGGACACCTGCAACCGGACCTCAGTGGATACCCGCACTGGCCCAGTGGTTTGTCCAGCTGCTGGGGGATCCCATGGGCCTTCCTGAGGGCTTACTGTGCATAAAGTTTAAATTTCCCTGTGGACCAGAACACTGGATGGCAAGACACAACTTTTGTTTGATGGCTGCTAGACCATTTAATGCTTTGAAGAAGCTGTAAGCGTTCAAAGATGACCTCAAAAATAAcatgctttgggcttccctggtggtacagtggataatattctgcctgccaacgcaggggacacggatttgatctctggtctgagaagattccacatgccttggagcaactaagcctgtgcaccgcagctGCTTGAAGAGGCACTCTAGGGCCCGTGTGCTagaactgctgaagcccatgcaccctagagcctgcgctctgcggCGAGAAGCcgccacaaggagaagcctgagcagcaccactagagagcagcccccactctttgcaactagaggaagcccgcaTGCATAGCAAAGACCACGTATAACTCAAAATAacatcagttcagtgcagttgctcagtcgtgtccgacttttgtgaccccggggaatgcagcacgccaggcctccctgtccatcaccaactcccagagcttgctcaaactcatgttcatcgagttggtgatgccatccaaccatctcatcctctgttgtccccttctcctcctgccttcaatctttcccagcatcaaggtcaggtctcttccaatgagtcagctcttcacatcaggtggccaaaatattggagcctcagcttcaccatcagtccttccaatgaatattcaggactttaggaatattcatttcctttagaaatccaagggactctcaagagtcttctccaacaccacagttcacaagcataaattcttcagcactcagctttcatttttttaaatagcatgcTTTCCTTTTAGGTAACCTATTCCTCCCTCTGAAGGAAGCTTGTCAGCTGGACTGTGAAAAGCGCTAAAAGTGAGTTTAGACTCAGCACCATTAGAGAGGCACTTCTGCAAAGCTGTGCTAAGCTCTGACGTTGCTGCCACATTGATGAATGTCTAATAAAAATGTTGTTTCCAACAGCACTACAGGAAATATTCAGCAAACCTCTTGGGCATCGCTAAGGCCAGAAAGCTGTGTGTGCAATGACACCTGCAGTAAAAATAAAAGGTCGTTTCCAAGTCCTTCTATTAAAGACAAAGAAGTCAATCCCATTTATTATCAGTCAAGGACCTGCCTGGAAATGGACATGAGATCAAAGGTGGGGAGCGCTGGCTGAAACTCAGACTCTCCATTTGCTCATCTGACACCACCAAATGCAGTCAGCTTTCCTAGTATCTGTCAACTTCGATAAAAAGCTGTCTAACACAAGTTCACAACTGGCCCAACCAACAGACCATAGAGTATCTTCCAGATTCACACCAACCATTAACACTGCGTGAGGCATTTTCAACAACTAAAAGGGCCCTTTCATGTCCATAGGAAACAGTCTATCAGCATTAGAGAGATTTACATCTCACGAAAGAGAAGTGCTCAGAGTTCAGAGCAGATTGGCCCCCTGCCTACCACAAGGCAGTCCCATGGAACATTCTGGAACATGATGGAcacattctttatccactga is drawn from Bos mutus isolate GX-2022 chromosome 7, NWIPB_WYAK_1.1, whole genome shotgun sequence and contains these coding sequences:
- the BORCS8 gene encoding BLOC-1-related complex subunit 8 isoform X3, whose product is MAPHPPQADMQRWEEQSQGAIYTVEYACSAVKNLVDSSVYFRSVEGLLKQAISIRDHMNATAQGHSLTKAGLFDTTLRDLVGTEDQASVAGASLLPLGQP
- the BORCS8 gene encoding BLOC-1-related complex subunit 8 isoform X1 encodes the protein MEEPEMQLKGKKVTDKFTESVYVLANEPSVALYRLQEHVRRSLPELAQHKADMQRWEEQSQGAIYTVEYACSAVKNLVDSSVYFRSVEGLLKQAISIRDHMNATAQGHSLTKAGLFDTTLRDLVGTEDQASVAGASLLPLGQP